Proteins encoded by one window of uncultured Bacteroides sp.:
- a CDS encoding GH25 family lysozyme, whose protein sequence is MKKYLSIILSLLFLLFSSNVDARKRKHHHRRITKKHIRIVERIPVAPRIVEGICGIDVSHYQGSIDWDRVSCYENNPIKFVYVKATEGSTIKDDYYQRNISLAKGKGLLVGSYHYFTSKSTAEEQFENFKQTAEKEHQDLIPVVDIEECKYWTPDVFHKNLQVFLNEIEAYYGKKPVIYTFSAFYNSYLIDRYKNYKIFIAQYGDGNPELKDGNSWHIWQFTRKGKVEGIHGNVDVNAINPGCDHNEILLNGKSNTNESVEKKELVPNPVPVPVS, encoded by the coding sequence ATGAAGAAGTATTTATCGATTATCTTATCTCTTTTATTCCTGTTGTTTTCATCTAACGTAGATGCAAGAAAGAGGAAACATCATCATCGCCGTATAACAAAGAAGCATATACGGATTGTTGAAAGGATCCCTGTTGCTCCAAGAATTGTAGAAGGGATCTGTGGAATTGATGTTTCTCATTATCAGGGAAGTATTGACTGGGATAGGGTGTCTTGTTATGAAAATAACCCCATAAAATTTGTGTATGTAAAGGCTACGGAAGGAAGTACTATTAAAGATGATTATTATCAAAGAAATATTAGTCTGGCTAAAGGAAAAGGTCTTTTAGTAGGCAGCTATCATTATTTTACTTCCAAGTCGACTGCTGAAGAACAGTTTGAAAACTTTAAGCAAACTGCAGAAAAAGAGCATCAGGATCTTATTCCGGTAGTTGATATTGAAGAATGTAAATACTGGACTCCGGATGTTTTTCATAAGAATCTTCAGGTTTTCTTAAATGAAATTGAGGCCTATTATGGAAAGAAGCCTGTGATATATACCTTCAGTGCTTTTTATAATAGTTATCTGATAGATCGTTATAAAAATTATAAAATATTTATTGCTCAGTATGGTGACGGTAATCCCGAATTAAAGGATGGAAATAGCTGGCATATATGGCAATTTACCCGTAAGGGAAAGGTTGAAGGCATCCATGGAAATGTAGATGTAAATGCCATTAATCCGGGATGTGATCATAATGAGATTTTGCTTAATGGCAAATCAAATACAAATGAAAGCGTTGAAAAGAAAGAACTTGTACCTAATCCGGTTCCAGTGCCTGTAAGTTAA
- a CDS encoding polysaccharide deacetylase family protein: MGKQIFQTESTLRWRKFKWSMRFVFFIAAILIAALIIMLIIDRSPSLPFRQDYRSVVTASKPFMQETKLSKEYKGFRDYISDKKLHTNYEKERDATLNRYRRYQSSNNDTSKSKIIGSWGKFPAGIRSAFYVAWDPQSYFSLKRNIRNLNLIMPEWFFIDPKTDELKTNVDPQGFNLMKKSGVPIMPMLSNNFDREFRPEAIGRILHSQKKRKRMIFQVLAQCLRNKFVGINIDFEGLNESSDQYLIQFVKEISTAFHSKGLLVTQDIMPFNNDYNIKELAKYNDYLFLMAYDEYSSDGDAGPISSQKWIEATVDDLAKKAPAGKIILGLGAFGYDWSATANSNSNLTYQQALSKASASGSRINFDNDTYNLNYAYKDDKNTIHQVYFTDAATHFNTMRFGAEYGLAGFGLWRLGSEDSRVWKFYNKDIQKSAVAKISKRDLEDVKMVNDVDYIGDGEVLDVLNTPHPGKIKTEMDSTDMLISEENYIKIPSTYQIRKYGEAGPKQLLLTFDDGPDETYTPQILDILTKYRIPAAFFVVGLQAEKNLPLIKRIYDEGHLLGNHTFTHRNVANNTPERTFIELKLTRLLIECITGHSTILFRAPYNADSEPASMEEIVPVAWAREQNYLDVGETIDPEDWQVGIKANTIFVRVVKAIEQGKGHIILLHDAGGETRAETVKALPMIIEYFQKKGYTFTTLSSILEKNKQELMPEVPKGNGYYVMQANLALAALTYGITNFLTALFIIFIIMGICRLVFMMVLTVREKHKNRNIVYDYKSLKDAPLVSIIVPAYNEEVNAVSSLNNLLKQDYPNFNIIFVDDGSKDETYKRVCEALSENEKMKIFTKPNGGKASALNFGIQHTDAEYVVCIDADTKLYSNAVSLMMLHFLDNKNNKIGAVAGNVKVGNQINLLTKWQAIEYITSQNFDRLAFANINAITVVPGAIGAFKKAAIDEAGGLTTDTLAEDCDLTIRILKAGYTIENENNAIAMTEAPEKIKQFIKQRTRWSFGVMQTFWKHRDTLLDKKYKGLGIWAMPNILIFQFIIPFFSPLADIFMLFGIFTGNAERIGFYYLIFMLVDISISVVAFIFEKERITKLIWIIPQRFCYRWIMYVVLFKSFRKAIKGELQTWGVLKRSGNVADL, translated from the coding sequence ATGGGTAAACAGATTTTCCAAACAGAAAGCACTTTAAGGTGGAGGAAGTTTAAATGGAGCATGAGATTTGTGTTTTTTATTGCCGCTATTCTTATAGCAGCTTTAATTATCATGCTAATCATTGACAGAAGTCCTTCACTTCCGTTCAGACAAGATTATAGAAGTGTTGTAACAGCCTCTAAGCCATTTATGCAGGAAACAAAATTATCAAAAGAGTATAAGGGCTTTAGAGATTATATTTCTGATAAAAAGTTGCATACCAATTATGAAAAAGAAAGGGATGCTACTTTAAACAGATATAGAAGATATCAAAGTAGTAATAACGATACAAGTAAAAGCAAGATAATAGGCAGCTGGGGTAAATTTCCTGCAGGAATTCGCTCTGCGTTCTATGTTGCATGGGACCCTCAATCATACTTTTCATTAAAGAGAAACATCCGCAACCTTAACTTAATAATGCCGGAATGGTTCTTCATTGATCCTAAGACAGATGAATTAAAAACAAATGTCGATCCACAAGGATTTAATCTAATGAAGAAAAGCGGGGTTCCTATCATGCCAATGTTAAGTAATAACTTTGACCGTGAATTTAGGCCAGAGGCTATTGGACGAATCCTGCACAGTCAAAAGAAAAGGAAGAGGATGATATTCCAAGTATTAGCTCAATGTCTTAGGAATAAATTTGTGGGAATTAACATTGACTTTGAAGGATTAAATGAAAGCAGCGATCAATACTTAATTCAGTTCGTTAAAGAGATATCAACAGCTTTTCACTCAAAAGGATTGCTGGTTACGCAAGACATCATGCCTTTTAATAATGACTATAATATTAAAGAATTAGCCAAATACAACGACTATTTGTTTTTAATGGCTTATGATGAATACTCTTCTGACGGTGATGCAGGTCCTATCAGTTCGCAAAAATGGATTGAGGCTACAGTTGACGATTTAGCTAAGAAAGCGCCGGCAGGAAAAATTATTCTTGGTCTTGGTGCCTTTGGTTATGACTGGTCAGCAACAGCCAATTCAAATTCTAACCTTACTTACCAACAGGCTCTGTCAAAAGCATCAGCTAGTGGATCAAGAATCAACTTTGATAATGATACTTACAATCTTAATTATGCTTATAAGGATGATAAAAACACTATCCACCAAGTATATTTTACAGATGCTGCAACTCATTTCAATACTATGAGATTTGGAGCCGAATATGGTTTGGCTGGCTTTGGTTTATGGCGTTTAGGTAGTGAAGATAGCAGAGTTTGGAAATTTTATAATAAAGATATTCAGAAGAGTGCTGTAGCAAAAATAAGCAAAAGAGATCTTGAGGATGTAAAAATGGTCAATGACGTAGACTATATAGGTGATGGCGAAGTTCTCGACGTATTAAACACACCACATCCGGGAAAGATCAAAACAGAAATGGACAGCACTGATATGCTTATCTCTGAGGAAAATTATATAAAAATACCAAGTACCTATCAGATAAGAAAATATGGTGAAGCTGGTCCAAAACAGTTATTGCTTACATTCGATGACGGACCTGATGAGACATATACTCCTCAGATTCTGGATATTCTTACAAAATATCGAATCCCCGCAGCATTCTTTGTTGTTGGTTTACAAGCAGAAAAGAATCTTCCATTAATTAAAAGGATCTATGATGAAGGACACCTATTAGGGAATCACACTTTTACTCATAGAAATGTGGCAAACAATACTCCTGAACGAACTTTCATTGAGCTTAAACTTACCCGTTTGTTAATTGAATGTATAACCGGACACAGCACAATCCTCTTTAGAGCGCCATACAATGCTGATAGTGAACCGGCCAGTATGGAAGAAATTGTTCCTGTTGCATGGGCAAGAGAACAAAATTATCTTGATGTAGGTGAAACCATCGACCCTGAAGACTGGCAAGTTGGCATAAAAGCAAATACAATTTTTGTTAGAGTAGTTAAAGCTATTGAACAAGGTAAAGGGCACATTATTTTATTGCATGACGCCGGAGGTGAAACTCGTGCTGAAACAGTTAAAGCTTTACCTATGATTATTGAATACTTCCAGAAAAAAGGATATACATTCACCACCCTTTCCTCTATTCTTGAAAAGAACAAACAAGAATTAATGCCTGAGGTTCCAAAAGGAAATGGTTACTACGTTATGCAAGCCAATCTGGCTTTGGCAGCTCTTACTTATGGTATAACCAATTTTCTGACAGCACTATTCATTATATTTATAATCATGGGAATTTGCAGATTAGTTTTCATGATGGTGCTGACAGTGAGAGAAAAACATAAAAACCGAAATATTGTATATGATTATAAGTCACTGAAAGATGCACCATTAGTCTCTATTATAGTTCCTGCTTATAATGAGGAAGTAAATGCAGTATCTTCACTTAACAACCTTTTAAAACAAGACTATCCGAACTTTAATATCATCTTTGTTGACGATGGTAGTAAGGATGAAACCTACAAAAGAGTTTGCGAAGCCTTGTCTGAAAACGAGAAGATGAAAATCTTCACTAAGCCAAACGGCGGTAAAGCTTCTGCATTGAATTTCGGTATTCAGCACACAGATGCAGAGTATGTGGTATGTATTGATGCCGACACCAAGCTTTATTCAAATGCTGTTTCATTAATGATGTTACATTTTCTGGATAATAAAAACAACAAAATAGGTGCGGTGGCCGGAAATGTGAAAGTGGGTAATCAAATCAACCTCCTTACTAAATGGCAGGCTATAGAATATATAACCAGCCAGAACTTTGACCGCCTGGCTTTTGCAAATATCAATGCAATAACAGTAGTTCCCGGTGCTATTGGAGCATTTAAGAAAGCAGCTATTGATGAAGCCGGAGGACTCACAACCGATACATTGGCAGAAGATTGTGACTTGACAATCCGTATCTTAAAGGCCGGATATACAATAGAGAACGAGAACAATGCCATAGCAATGACAGAAGCTCCAGAAAAGATCAAGCAGTTTATTAAACAGAGAACCAGATGGAGCTTCGGAGTTATGCAGACTTTCTGGAAACATAGAGACACCTTGCTGGATAAAAAATACAAAGGTCTGGGAATCTGGGCTATGCCAAATATTCTTATATTCCAGTTCATCATTCCGTTCTTCTCTCCTTTGGCGGATATCTTTATGCTTTTCGGTATTTTCACTGGTAATGCAGAAAGGATAGGATTCTATTACCTTATATTTATGCTCGTTGATATAAGCATTTCTGTGGTAGCCTTTATATTTGAGAAAGAAAGGATAACAAAACTAATTTGGATCATTCCTCAAAGATTCTGTTATCGCTGGATAATGTATGTAGTACTCTTCAAAAGTTTTAGAAAAGCTATAAAAGGAGAACTTCAGACATGGGGGGTATTAAAGAGATCAGGAAATGTAGCCGATTTGTAA
- a CDS encoding alpha-amylase family glycosyl hydrolase — protein sequence MKKLILIFLLLFPVLLNGQVVTTNPLFPTEGKSVTITFDASKGTAGLKDYAGDVYAHTGVVTDQSNGGWVYVKSAWDVNIPDCKMTPLGNNIYTLTIPNIRTYYGVPSGEKILKLAFVFRSSTGSPEGKGDGGTDIFCPVYEDGLQLLITEPTGDELIKISKTYNLKAVTSESADLKFYVNNSVIASQSDVTALTSSYTVSSPGSYTIKAEATAGGKTVTANRLITYKGSVVYSPLPAGVDKGINYAADGKSATLIFYTPYPSTDTSNKVSDIYVIGDFNNWTPMAEYMMYRSTEVSRSDDSWWITIPNLEPGKEYGFQYLVSYKNGEVKRIADPYCQKIQDPWNDKWINQYSEIYPGLATYPEDKTSDIVSVLQPGKAAYNWQATNFTTPAKNNMVVYELLLRDFTEGKSLSAAISKLDYLKDLGVNAIELMPITEFDGNNSWGYNPCFYFAPDKAYGAESNYKLFVDECHKRGIAVILDMVLNHATGNNPMAKLYWNSTTSKTLDANPWFNVNAPHPYSVFNDFKHGYTGTKDYFKRVMKYWIQEFHVDGYRLDLSKGLTDNSSTEATAGNYDQTRIDNITEYYNAAKSVKSDVLFILEHFCAESEEKVLSDNGMILWNKMNDAGKTIAKGTNADLSSMNVSTRTQVAYMESHDEERVGYEAMANGVTKNDVASTMEQLSSEAALFFTVPGPKMIWQFGELGYDYSIYEGGDRMAVKPVRWDFLDIPERLNLYKTYSRVLNLRQKYPNAFSQGTVTRNLSSSDWDNGKRVTISHNDLNVVEVSNLKDMVITSAVTFPKTGIWYDLMTGEQLNVTSATTSITIPAHRFLYYIDRQTTFPSVGIENVENYVEVKAYYDNSTSDIRVLTDKDVKNIKVYSINGILVKNVDNNVFVNASGLSSGCYLVRVQLGDGTLNTFKVLKF from the coding sequence ATGAAAAAACTAATACTTATATTCTTATTATTATTTCCTGTTTTATTGAATGGACAGGTGGTTACAACTAATCCGTTATTTCCAACCGAAGGGAAATCTGTAACAATTACTTTTGATGCGTCCAAAGGAACTGCAGGATTAAAAGATTATGCAGGTGATGTTTATGCTCATACGGGTGTTGTTACTGATCAGAGCAATGGAGGATGGGTTTATGTTAAGTCCGCATGGGACGTAAATATACCTGATTGTAAAATGACTCCTTTGGGAAATAACATATACACGCTAACTATTCCTAATATCAGAACATATTATGGTGTGCCTTCTGGTGAGAAAATACTTAAACTAGCCTTTGTTTTTCGTTCCTCAACAGGAAGTCCTGAAGGAAAGGGTGATGGAGGAACTGATATTTTCTGTCCGGTTTATGAAGATGGACTGCAGCTTCTTATTACAGAACCAACTGGTGATGAATTGATTAAAATATCTAAAACCTATAATTTAAAGGCTGTTACATCAGAATCGGCCGATTTAAAGTTTTATGTGAATAATTCAGTAATTGCATCTCAAAGTGATGTTACTGCTCTTACTTCTTCGTATACAGTTTCTTCTCCAGGTAGTTATACAATAAAGGCTGAAGCTACTGCTGGCGGGAAAACGGTTACAGCTAATCGTTTAATTACCTATAAAGGTTCAGTGGTATACAGTCCATTACCTGCAGGAGTTGACAAAGGAATTAACTATGCAGCTGATGGCAAAAGCGCAACATTGATATTTTACACACCTTATCCTAGCACTGACACATCAAACAAGGTAAGTGATATTTATGTAATTGGTGATTTCAATAACTGGACACCGATGGCTGAATATATGATGTATCGTAGTACTGAAGTTTCCAGAAGTGATGACTCTTGGTGGATTACTATCCCAAATCTAGAACCTGGCAAAGAATATGGTTTTCAATATCTGGTTTCGTATAAAAATGGTGAGGTAAAACGAATAGCAGATCCTTATTGTCAAAAGATACAAGATCCCTGGAATGATAAATGGATTAATCAATATAGTGAAATCTATCCGGGATTAGCCACTTATCCAGAAGATAAGACCAGCGATATTGTGTCTGTTTTGCAACCGGGAAAAGCTGCCTATAACTGGCAAGCAACTAATTTTACTACTCCTGCAAAAAATAATATGGTTGTATATGAGTTACTATTACGAGATTTTACAGAAGGGAAGAGTCTCTCAGCTGCTATTAGCAAGCTTGATTATTTAAAAGATTTAGGCGTAAATGCTATCGAATTGATGCCTATTACCGAATTTGATGGGAATAACAGTTGGGGATATAATCCATGTTTCTACTTTGCTCCAGATAAGGCTTATGGTGCAGAGTCAAATTATAAGCTTTTTGTTGATGAGTGTCATAAGCGCGGTATCGCTGTTATTTTGGATATGGTTCTTAATCACGCCACAGGAAATAATCCAATGGCTAAACTTTATTGGAATAGTACAACTAGCAAGACTTTAGATGCTAATCCCTGGTTTAACGTGAATGCCCCTCATCCTTATAGTGTGTTCAATGATTTTAAGCACGGATATACAGGAACTAAAGATTACTTTAAACGAGTAATGAAATACTGGATTCAGGAGTTTCATGTGGATGGATATCGTCTTGACTTATCAAAAGGGTTAACTGATAATTCTTCTACTGAAGCTACAGCCGGGAATTATGATCAGACACGAATTGATAATATTACTGAATATTATAATGCAGCAAAGAGCGTGAAATCTGATGTCTTATTTATTCTAGAACATTTTTGTGCAGAATCAGAAGAAAAAGTGCTTTCGGATAATGGAATGATTTTATGGAATAAGATGAATGATGCAGGAAAAACGATAGCAAAAGGTACGAATGCCGACCTGAGTTCTATGAATGTATCTACCCGCACACAGGTTGCTTATATGGAAAGCCATGATGAAGAAAGAGTAGGGTATGAAGCAATGGCTAATGGTGTGACAAAAAATGATGTGGCATCAACAATGGAACAATTATCATCAGAAGCAGCACTTTTCTTTACTGTACCTGGACCTAAAATGATTTGGCAATTTGGTGAACTGGGATATGATTATTCTATTTATGAAGGAGGAGACCGGATGGCTGTTAAACCTGTTCGATGGGATTTTCTGGATATTCCTGAACGTCTGAACTTATATAAAACATATAGCCGTGTGCTTAATCTGCGTCAAAAATATCCAAATGCCTTTAGTCAGGGAACAGTTACCCGAAATTTGTCATCGAGTGATTGGGATAATGGGAAGAGAGTAACAATCTCACACAATGATTTGAATGTAGTGGAAGTTTCCAATTTAAAAGATATGGTTATTACTTCTGCAGTTACTTTTCCTAAAACGGGTATCTGGTATGATCTGATGACTGGAGAACAGTTAAATGTAACTTCAGCTACAACAAGCATTACTATTCCTGCTCATCGATTTTTGTATTATATTGATCGTCAAACAACATTTCCTTCTGTTGGTATCGAAAATGTTGAAAATTATGTAGAAGTAAAGGCTTATTATGATAATTCCACCTCTGATATTAGAGTTTTAACTGATAAGGACGTTAAGAATATAAAGGTTTATTCAATCAATGGGATATTAGTAAAGAACGTGGATAACAATGTGTTTGTTAATGCTTCTGGTTTATCTTCTGGTTGTTATTTAGTGCGTGTTCAATTAGGTGATGGAACATTAAATACTTTTAAAGTTTTAAAGTTTTAA